Part of the Deinococcus fonticola genome is shown below.
CCTCATCTTACGCTTCACGCAACGGAGGACCCCCTGTGACCCCAGCCAACCGTTACTGGCCGCCCCAGAAGCCCAGATCGCTGGTCATTCCGCAGACCGGCCTGATGCACAACCTGACCGTCAGCGCCGAACGTTACCCCCTGAAAACTGCCGTGTGGTTTTACGGCCGCAGCCTGACGTACCGGGAGTTGCGTGAGCAGGCCGGGCGGCTGGCCGGGCACCTGGCCGCGCAGGGCGTCAAGAAAGGCGACCGGGTGGCAGTGTGGCTGCAAAACAGCCCCGCCTGGGTGGTGGCCGCGCACGCCTGCTGGCACCTGGGCGCGGTGGTCGTGCCGCTGGCCCCCATGTTGCAGGCCCGCGAGTTCGGCTTTTTTCTTCAGGACGCCGGGGTGCGCGTCGGCATCGTGGGCGCGGAGCTGTACGAGAAAGCCAAGCAGGGCGGCCTGGGCCACACCGTCGCGGCCAACGTGATGCTGGGCACCGACTTTGAAACCGCCGGCATTCCGCTGCCCGACGGCCTGAATGTGACCCCCACCCTGCAAGCCGGGGACGTGACGCTGGAAGAGGCCCTGCAACACCAGCCCGCGCCGCCAGCGGACGTCTCGGGGGACGACCTGTGCGTCATGCCGTACACCAGCGGCACCACCGGCCTGCCCAAGGGCTGCGTGCACACGCACGGCAGCGTGCAGGCCAACGTGTTCGGCTCGAACGTGTGGGTGAACGGCACGCCCGAGGACGTGTTCCTGGCCGCGCTGCCCTTCTTTCACGTGACAGGTTTCGTGAACAGCCTGCTCTCGCCGCTGGCCGCCGGGGGCAAGATCGTGATCCTGGCCCGCTGGGACAGGGACGCCGCCCGCAAGCTGGTCAGGGAGCACGGCGCGACCGTGTGGACGAACACACCCACCATGATCATCGACCTGATGAGTTCCCCGACCTTCAACCCGGACGACCTGAAAACCCTGCGGCGCGTCACCGGGGGTGGGGCCAGCCTGCCCGAAGCGGTCGGCAAGCGCCTGCTGGACACCACCGGCATCGAGTACATGGAGGGCTACGGCCTCTCGGAGACGATGGCGCAGTCGCACACCAACCCCGAAGGGCGCCAGAAATTCCAGTGCCTGGGCATCCCGCTGTTCAACGTGGACGCCCGCGTGGTCGATGTGGACACGCTGGAGGAAGTACAGCCAGGGCAGAGCGGCGAGATCGTCATTCACGGCCCGCAGGTCATGCAGGGTTACTGGAACCGGCCTGAGGACACCGCCAGGGCCTTCGTGACGCTGGACGGTAAGGCTTTTTTGCGCACGGGTGACCTGGGGTACATGGACGACGAGGGCTATTTCTTCTTCAGTGACCGCCTCAAGCGCATGGTGAACGTCTCGGGCATGAAGGTCTGGCCGGCGGAGGTCGAGAACAAGCTGCACGCACACCCCGCCGTGCAGGAGGCCTGCGTCATCAGCGTGCCCGACGAGCGCACCGGCGAACGCGCCCGCGCCCTGATTGTCCTGAAACCCGGCCACGCCGTGAGCGCCGAGGAGTTGCAGGACTGGGCACGCGGCGAGATGGCGCCCTACAAGGTGCCGCGCGAATACCAGTTCGTCGAGAGCCTGCCACGCAGCCCCACCGGCAAGGTCGCCTGGCGGCCCCTGCAGGACGCTGCCCGCGCCGCCATGTCGTAAGGCTATAGGCACCTGCGCCGGACGCGCGGCGTGTAGCATGAACGGCTGTGACCCCTCCTGTTTCCGTTCCCGTGACCCGCTTCGTGTCGGGCGCGGGAACCCGCGTTTACCGCATCACTGTTCCGGCCTTTCCGCACCTGAAAGTGCACGTGTTTCAGGTGGTGCAGGGGCTGCCCGCCGCGCCCAGTTACGCAGCGCTGGTGGACACCGGCAGCAGCGACCCAAACAGTCAGCAGGCCCTGCAGGCTGGCCTGACGCGCGTTCAGCAGGAATTCGGCGAGCGGGTGGACGGTGCCAGCCTGTCGCGGATCGTCATCACGCATGCCCACCCGGATCATGTGGCGGCGCTGCCCGCCCTGCGGCGCTACACGCCTGCCCCCGTCGCCGCGCACGAACTGGACGCCCCCCTGATCGAGCAGCCGGCGGTCTCCCGCGAGCGTCACCGGGCGATCATCGAGGAGTACCTGCGCTGGGCGGGCATTGAAGGGCCGTTCGCGGAGCGCCTGCGCAAACGCGCCGGGAACCTGATGCTGCCCCGTGGGGTGCCCGTGGATACTCTCCTGCAGGACGGGGACATGCTCGACGGCGTGATGCAGGTGATTCACACGCCCGGTCACGCGCCGGGGCAGGTGTGCCTGCGTGTGGACGATCTGCTGCTCAGCGCCGATCACCTGCTTCCGCTGAACTCGCCGCCGCTGATGTCCCAGAAACTGTATCCCGGCGGGGGCCTGCGCCGTTACCTGGCCTCCCTGGATAAGCTGGACGCCCTGGACGGCGTCACGCTGGCGCTGGGCAGCCACGATCAGGAGATGCACGCCTGGCGCGGCCGCATCCGCACCCTGCGCGAACGCTACGCGCAGAAGCTGGACGCCGCGCGCCAGGCCGCCCGTGAACCCCGCACGCTGGCCGACATCAACGCCCTGCTGAATCCGCGCATGAAAGAAATTCAGGCCGTGCTGCTGCTCGACCAGACCGCCGCGCTGATCGAATACCTGCTCGAAAGCGGCGAGCTGGCAGAAATTCCCACCCAGGGAGCCAGCCTGTTCCAGCTCAACTGATCAGGATTCCCGCCCCTCAGTGAGGGAAGCACGGGCAAGAGTTCAGCAGAGCGAACAGGAACAACCAGCGTCCGGACGTGAGCCCCCCGAGCCTCTGCCGCAGGCGAACAAAACAACCGGGGTGCTTATAAGTACGTCAGTACGTCATTATCAGGCCATGTCTCCCCTTTTGAGTGGCCTGGTCCCATGACCCGTGTTGCCCTGCTTCTGGCCATTTTGCTGCTGGTCATGCTGGGTTACCTGCGCATCATTCCACCGCGCACGGCCTTTCTGATTGCGGCGTTGTTCGGACTGGGAGCACTGCTGGCCTCCCTGATCGTCGGTGGGTTCTGACTGGAAACAGGCGCTGTTCCCGCCTTCAACCCCATGCTTTCCAACACTGCCGGCAGGCAACGAAAAACCCCCGCCAGGACGGCAGGGGTCGGAAATTTGAGGAAGGCTCAGACAGTCGCTTGCGGCATGGGCTGGGCCTGACCGCCGATCTTGGCGACAGCCTCGCGCACCACGTCGCCGGTAATGAGTTCCTGGCTGAGCAGGGCGTCGGCCACCTCGTGCATGGCCTGGCTGTACTCGGTGACAAGCTGCTTGGCACGGTCGTAGGCCTTGTTCAGGATGCGCTTGACGTCCTCGTCGACCAGTTGGCTGGTGTGCTCGCTGAACGCCTTGGGTTTGGCCATGTCCTCGCCCAGGAACACCGGGCCGCTGTCGGTGGTCAGGGCCATGTTCTTGAAGTTGTCGCCCATACCCCACTCCAGCACCATCTTGCGGGCGATGTTGGTGGCCTTGCGGAAGTCGTCGGCGGCGCCCGAAGTCACGTTGCCAGTGAAGACTTCCTCGGCGGCGCGGCCACCCAGAGACACCACCAGCTGGTTTTCCAGGCGCTCCTTGCTCATCAGCACCTGTTCTTCGGGCAGGTAGAAGGCGGCGCCCAGCGCCCGGCCACGCGGAATGATGCTGACCTTCTGGAGTTTGTCACTGCCGGGAATCACGGCAGCGGTCACGGCGTGGCCGGCCTCGTGGTAGGCGATGGCGCGTTTCTCGTCGGGGCTGACGGTCAGCGAGCCGTTCTCCAGGCCCAGCGTGATCTTGTCCAGGGCGCGGTAAAAGTCGCTCATGTCGATTTTCGTCTTGCCCAGGCGGGCAGCTTCCAGCGCGGCCTCGTTGGTGACGTTCTTCAGGTCGGCGCCGCTGAAATACGGGGTGCTGCGGGCAATTTCCTCGACGTCCACGCCGTCGGCCAGCGGCTTGTTGCGCAGGTGAACTTTCAGAATCGCCTCGCGCTCCTTGAGGTTCGGCAGGTCGATGGTGACCTGACGGTCGAAGCGGCCGGGGCGCAGCAGCGCCGGGTCGAGCACGTCGGGGCGGTTGGTGGCCGCCAGCACGATCACGTTGCTGCTCTTGTCGAAGCCGTCCATTTCGGAAAGGATCTGGTTGAGGGTCTGCTCGCGTTCGTCGTGCCCGCCACCGATGCCGGCGCCACGTTTGCGCCCGATGGAGTCGATCTCGTCGATGAACATGATGGCCGGCGCACTCTTGCGGGCGTCCTCGAACAGCGTGCGCACGCGGCTGGCGCCCACGCCCACGAACATCTCCATGAATTCACTGGCGCTGACGCTGAAGAAAGGCACGTCGGCCTCGCCAGCGATGGCGCGGGCCAGCAGCGTCTTGCCGGTGCCGGGAGGGCCGACCAGCAGCACACCCTTGGGAATTTCCGCGCCGATCTGGTGGTACTTGGCCGGGTTCTTCAGGAAGTCGACGACCTCGATCAGTTCCTTTTTGGCTTCCTCGTGGCCAGCCACATCGGTGAACTTGGTGGGCACACGGTTTTCCTTACCGTACTTCTTGGCGCGCGACTGGCCGAACTGCATCACACCGCTCTGACCGCCCTGGGCACGCATGAAGAAGAAGTACATCATGCCCATCAGGAGTAGCACCGGCAGGAAGGTGGCCAGCAGCGAGAGCCACTGGCTGGGGGCCTGAACCGGCAGCTGCACGCCATGCTCCTTGAGCAGCGGCAGCAGTTCGGCGTCCGGCAGGGCCGGGTTGCTGGGCAGGCGCACGTTGAATTTCGGCACGGGCTGGGCGTTGGCCCCCGTGCTCAGCACCTCGGGTTGCTTGAGGGTCACGGTGGCGTGGTCGCTGGTCATCACGACCTGCGCGACTTTGTCCTGCGCGACCAGATCCTTGAACTGGTTGTAATCGACGTTAGTGCGGCCCAGGTTGCCGGTGCTGGAGAACATCAGGAACAGCGCCAGCACGAACAGAACAATGAGCCATGGATTAGTGAACCGCCTCAACAGTGGGCCTCCGGGAGTGAGACTGAGAAAAAGGGCTGACAGGACGCCTTCCGCCCTGAGACTTGAGTGTATCAGACTCAAATATGTTTCAGGCAAGCACCGATGTCCCGGAGGTTGGCTAAGCCTTAACCCCGCCACCACCCCGGCCTCCCTCAACACCAAAGTGCCCGAGCTGACGCGCAGGTGAGAAATTTTGCTCTCCGCTGGGCCGCCGTTCACGCTTCTTATTTCTTAACTCACGAAGGTGGAGTGCAGATGAAGACCCCCTGTGCCGCCTTCCTGACCCTTTCTCTGCTCGCCGCGCCCGCCGCGCAGGCCCAGACCACTTCACCTTCCACCCCTGCGCCCGCCACCACCGCCCAGACCGTGACCATCGCCAGCGTGGAACTCAGAGGCTTCACGGTTTTCGACCCGGCGCAGATCAGGGCGGCGCTGGCCGAGCGGCTGGGCATCAAACCCGGCGCCAGCGTGAGTGTCCAGACGTTGGAAACCGGGCGGCAACTGCTGGCGCAGAGTTACCCGCAGCAGCACTCTTTGTTCACCCCCGAGGTCAAGTTGAGCCAGGCCGCCGGGCAAAACGGCACAGTGGTCACCTATACCGTGGACGAAAGCGCCGCCCTGAACCGCGTGGAGATCAGCGGCGTCAGGCTGGTCGGCCAGGACGTGGTGCGCCAGGCCTTCGGGCCGCTGCAGCAGGCCAGGCGCCTGACGCCCAGTGGCTACCAGGCCGCCCTGACGCAACTCGCGCAGGCGTACAGCCGGCGAGGTATAGTTTTCGACGCGCCGGGCGTGCAGGCCAGCCTGACCGCAGGCGTGCTGAAGGTCACGGTCAACGAGCCCTTCGTGCAGGCGGTCGAGACCGGTACCATCAAGACCAGTGCTGCGCCCACGCTGCAAACCCGCGCCGGGCAGCCCCTGCAACCTGCGCTGCTGAACGCGGACGCCCGCGCCCTCTCGAACGCCAGTGGCCGGGCGGTCAGCTGGCAGGCCGCGCCCGTGTCAGGAAGCCTGGGGCAGATGCGCGTCACCTTTTTTCACGCAGATGACGCCGCCAGTGACCGCGTGAGCCGCATCGTGGTGCAGGGCAACACCAGCGTGCCCACCGCCGACATCCTGAAGGTCCTTCGCACGCAGGTGGGCGACGTCGCCTCGGCGCAACTGGCGCAGCAGGACTACTTCGCCATTCAGAACCTGTACGACGAGCGCGGCCTGGCCCTGAGCGCCACCGAGGACAGCCTGGATTTCCAGGGCGGCGTCCTGACCTTCAGCCTGCACGAAGCCCGTATCGGCGCGTACCAGTTCAGCTGGGAAGGCGGGCAACCCCTGATCGACGAGAAGGTGCTGGCCCGGCAACTGCCCGCTGCGGGCCGCGCCTTTAACCGAGCCGAGTTGCAACGGGCGCTGTCGAGTGTGGACGGCTACGACAACTTCACGCTGGTCAGCCGCGACGCCCGTGCCCTCGACCCGCAGCACCCCGAGAACCTGACGGTGGTGCTGAACTTCGCGCCGCGCAAGCAAGGTATTCCGGTCGGGCTGGCTGCGGCCTACGACTCCCAGAACGGCCTGGGCGGCGAATTCACATACACCAGCAACAACGTGCTGCGCAGCGGCAATGCCTTTCGGGCTACCCTCGGGGCCAACGCCAATGACGTCGGGCAGCGCCTGAACGGCAGCGTCAACTACACTATTCCCTGGATCGACACGAATTTCCTGAACCTGGGCGGCAAACGCACCAG
Proteins encoded:
- a CDS encoding long-chain-fatty-acid--CoA ligase, with the protein product MTPANRYWPPQKPRSLVIPQTGLMHNLTVSAERYPLKTAVWFYGRSLTYRELREQAGRLAGHLAAQGVKKGDRVAVWLQNSPAWVVAAHACWHLGAVVVPLAPMLQAREFGFFLQDAGVRVGIVGAELYEKAKQGGLGHTVAANVMLGTDFETAGIPLPDGLNVTPTLQAGDVTLEEALQHQPAPPADVSGDDLCVMPYTSGTTGLPKGCVHTHGSVQANVFGSNVWVNGTPEDVFLAALPFFHVTGFVNSLLSPLAAGGKIVILARWDRDAARKLVREHGATVWTNTPTMIIDLMSSPTFNPDDLKTLRRVTGGGASLPEAVGKRLLDTTGIEYMEGYGLSETMAQSHTNPEGRQKFQCLGIPLFNVDARVVDVDTLEEVQPGQSGEIVIHGPQVMQGYWNRPEDTARAFVTLDGKAFLRTGDLGYMDDEGYFFFSDRLKRMVNVSGMKVWPAEVENKLHAHPAVQEACVISVPDERTGERARALIVLKPGHAVSAEELQDWARGEMAPYKVPREYQFVESLPRSPTGKVAWRPLQDAARAAMS
- a CDS encoding MBL fold metallo-hydrolase, producing MTPPVSVPVTRFVSGAGTRVYRITVPAFPHLKVHVFQVVQGLPAAPSYAALVDTGSSDPNSQQALQAGLTRVQQEFGERVDGASLSRIVITHAHPDHVAALPALRRYTPAPVAAHELDAPLIEQPAVSRERHRAIIEEYLRWAGIEGPFAERLRKRAGNLMLPRGVPVDTLLQDGDMLDGVMQVIHTPGHAPGQVCLRVDDLLLSADHLLPLNSPPLMSQKLYPGGGLRRYLASLDKLDALDGVTLALGSHDQEMHAWRGRIRTLRERYAQKLDAARQAAREPRTLADINALLNPRMKEIQAVLLLDQTAALIEYLLESGELAEIPTQGASLFQLN
- the ftsH gene encoding ATP-dependent zinc metalloprotease FtsH; protein product: MFSSTGNLGRTNVDYNQFKDLVAQDKVAQVVMTSDHATVTLKQPEVLSTGANAQPVPKFNVRLPSNPALPDAELLPLLKEHGVQLPVQAPSQWLSLLATFLPVLLLMGMMYFFFMRAQGGQSGVMQFGQSRAKKYGKENRVPTKFTDVAGHEEAKKELIEVVDFLKNPAKYHQIGAEIPKGVLLVGPPGTGKTLLARAIAGEADVPFFSVSASEFMEMFVGVGASRVRTLFEDARKSAPAIMFIDEIDSIGRKRGAGIGGGHDEREQTLNQILSEMDGFDKSSNVIVLAATNRPDVLDPALLRPGRFDRQVTIDLPNLKEREAILKVHLRNKPLADGVDVEEIARSTPYFSGADLKNVTNEAALEAARLGKTKIDMSDFYRALDKITLGLENGSLTVSPDEKRAIAYHEAGHAVTAAVIPGSDKLQKVSIIPRGRALGAAFYLPEEQVLMSKERLENQLVVSLGGRAAEEVFTGNVTSGAADDFRKATNIARKMVLEWGMGDNFKNMALTTDSGPVFLGEDMAKPKAFSEHTSQLVDEDVKRILNKAYDRAKQLVTEYSQAMHEVADALLSQELITGDVVREAVAKIGGQAQPMPQATV
- a CDS encoding POTRA domain-containing protein, which codes for MKTPCAAFLTLSLLAAPAAQAQTTSPSTPAPATTAQTVTIASVELRGFTVFDPAQIRAALAERLGIKPGASVSVQTLETGRQLLAQSYPQQHSLFTPEVKLSQAAGQNGTVVTYTVDESAALNRVEISGVRLVGQDVVRQAFGPLQQARRLTPSGYQAALTQLAQAYSRRGIVFDAPGVQASLTAGVLKVTVNEPFVQAVETGTIKTSAAPTLQTRAGQPLQPALLNADARALSNASGRAVSWQAAPVSGSLGQMRVTFFHADDAASDRVSRIVVQGNTSVPTADILKVLRTQVGDVASAQLAQQDYFAIQNLYDERGLALSATEDSLDFQGGVLTFSLHEARIGAYQFSWEGGQPLIDEKVLARQLPAAGRAFNRAELQRALSSVDGYDNFTLVSRDARALDPQHPENLTVVLNFAPRKQGIPVGLAAAYDSQNGLGGEFTYTSNNVLRSGNAFRATLGANANDVGQRLNGSVNYTIPWIDTNFLNLGGKRTSLSVGAWSQASGNNTLSVKGSDGLPTGTDTGRQYTTRNTGASLQLNREITPQLTGSFGVQVSKTSVYLEPYKSGDSNVTDTTYQNDAQAGAQLPLGNTTALTILGLQYDTTDSGVYPSQGVRTGGSVGYGFGVQGGSAASAQSQSRLSWGQLESGASTYLGFGRSMSDGSKQTVLAARVNAGTLLGTPGESNVYRVGASMNPAYELRGQTTTQAGTSYLTASTELRHNFGVKLGNVVQGVYGLAFVDTGDAWRQGSAANPFNLNTSYGLGTQLNTSFANVQLSYGFTTVGSNKFSLRLGNFW